In the Mesorhizobium sp. M1D.F.Ca.ET.043.01.1.1 genome, AGGTGTCGCTGAGGTCGAGGCGAACCAGGAGATCGTAGGTATTGCCGGTGACTTCAGCCGTCGACAATTCGAACGCCTCGCCCGGATCCATCGTGATGATATCGTCGAAGGCAAAGCCTTCGACCAGCGTGTCGGCAGGCGTGACGGCGAAGGCCGGCGCTGCCAGCAGCGCAGACATCGCCACACCCGCAAGCAAGCTACGGAGAGCAAACTTTTCCAGCATCATGATGATCGTTCCCTGTTTTGTTGACCTGAGTTCCCGGCTCAGGGCCGCATTATTCTTTGCGAAGCCGACGGCGGCTTGGACCACTTACCGTCGTGGTTTTTGTCCAGTTGGTCAACACCCTATCGGCAGCGTTCGAACCGGCAACGCGCATTTTGCGAAACAGCCTATTGGGCCAGAATGGGCCGCCACAGGCCAACCCTTGCGCCGGCTAATCGAGGCTTCCAATCGGGAAAAATCTGCCAAACTTTTGACGCTCGGAAATCGCCCGTCATTTCAGCTGCGCAACCAGGCTCGCATCGGGAAAGCAGGTCGCCGCCTTGCCGTTCTTCGCCTGCCAGACGCCGATCGAACGGCGCGTCTTGAAGCCGGGCAAGCCGTCGGCGCTGCCGACATCGTAGTCCTTCGCCTCCAGCGCCCGCTGCAGTGCCGCGATATCGGACCGGTGGAGATCGCCGACCGGCCCCCAGGCGCCGGCGAAGGTGGCGTCGCCCTTTGCAATGCGGTCTGCGGCGTGGCCGATGAACAGCGCATAGAGGTCGCTGGTGTTGTATTCCTTCAGCACATAGAAGTTCGGCGTGACGATGAAGGCCGGACCGCTGCGCCCGGCCGGCATCAGGAGGAATCCTTCGGCTTTCAGTTCGCTGGCCTGGAACGCCTTGCCGTCGGCGCGCCTGATGCCCATCGCCACCCAGTCGGAAATCTTCCTGCCCTGGTCGGGTCCTTCGAGCGCGCATGAGACATTTGCCGGCGCGATCACCTCGGTCCCCCAGCCGCGGCCCCTCACCCAGCCATAGTGGACGAGATAGTTGGCGATCGAGGCGAGCACGTCCGGCGTTGAATTCCAGATGTCGGGGCGGCCGTCGCCGTCGAAGTCGACGGCATGTTTGAGGAAAGAAGTCGGCATGAATTGCGGCTGGCCGAGCGCGCCGGCCCATGACGACTTCATCGCGTTGACCGGGGCAAGCCCGCGTTCGACGATCTCCAGCGCCGCCAGCACCTCGGTGCGGAAGAAATCCTTTTTCGTCGACATGAAGGCCTTGGTGCCCAGCACCTCGAAGGCATCGTAAGGCAGCTTGGCGGCGCCGAAGCCGGTCTCGCGACCCCAGATCGCCAGCACGATGTCGCCGGACACGCCGTAGCGCTTCTCGATCAGTCCGAGCACACGGGCGTTGGCGCTCTCGCGCGACCGTCCGCCGGTGGTGACAGGGCGGATGATCTTCTCAGCGAAATAATTGGCAGGCGGGCCGAACTCCGCCTGGTGCTGCTTCTCAGGCGTCGTCGGCTTCTCGCCGGGCATGACGAGATCCGGCAATTTCAGATTCGGCTTCACACCGAGAAAGGCGGCGTCGAAGGTCTTTTTCGATATGCCTTTGGCCTTGGCCTCGGGCCACAGGTCCGTCTGCAGCCAGGCCTGGAACTGGTTGTCGATGGACGCGGCGGAGGCGGGGATCGTGAAGAACAGTCCGACAAGCGCTGCAAGGAGGGAAAGTACAGCCAGTCTGAGAAGCTTGCACTCCTTCACTGCCCCCTCCAAATCCCTCAAAACGCCGTCCTCGATCGCAGCGCCGCGGCAAGCGTGCCTTCGTCGAGATAATCGAGTTCGCCGCCGACCGGCACGCCATGCGCGAGCCGCGTCACCTTGACGTCGAAGCCCGAGAGCTGGTCGGTCAGGTAATGCGCCGTGGTCTGGCCCTCGACCGTGGCGTTGACGGCGAGGATCACCTCCTTCACCTCGCCGCCGGCGACACGGTCGACCAGCGAGCGGATGTTGAGCTGTTCCGGGCCAATGCCGTCGAGCGGCGACAGCGTGCCGCCGAGCACGTGATAGCGCACGTTCATGGCGGCGGCGCGCTCCAGCGCCCAGAGGTCGGAAACGTCCTCGACGACGATCAGCGTGCCGGCGTCGCGGCGCGGGTCGGTGCAGATCATGCAGGGATCGGCGGTGTCGACATTGCCGCAGGTCGAGCAGATGCGCACCTTGTCGACCGCCTCGCCCATGGCGGCAGCGAGGGGCTGCAGCAACTGCTCCTTCTTCTTGATCAGATGGAGGGCCGCGCGCCTGGCCGAACGCGGTCCGAGCCCCGGCACCTTGGCCAGGAGCTGAATCAGGCGTTCGATCTCTGGACCGGCGATTCGTTTCGACATCGCTCTGATTTAGGATTTTTCAGAGCGGTTTGGAACAGCCCGCAATGGCGCACGACCCGCCCTGCTGCCATGGCGGGTCGTTGAAGAGGTTGGCTCAGTAGGCTCAGAGCGGCCGGTTCTGGCTGACGATCAGCGCGCCGATGGCGTCGGTGTTCTCAGGCGTCGACTGGAACCCCATCGCCGCTTCCTGCGGCGCGCTCGGAACGGAGGTGATGTAGCGGCCCTTCAAGGTCCCGCCGAAGCGGGACGCGTCCGGCTCTTCCATCGGCTCCTGCATCGCCACCACCGTCGGCTTCGCCGTGACACGGCCGGACTTCTGCGCCGGCGCGATGGAGGCCGTCACATAGGTCTGCTCGGCCGGAACGGTCGCGGTCCTGGGCGCAGCCACCGCCGCGGTCATTGCTGCCTGCTTGGCCGGATCGGCATGGACGATGGTCTTGACCACCGGTTCGGCTGAAGCGACGAGCACGGGAGCGGCAGGGTCGATCTTCTGCGACTTGCCGGAGGCCATGGCGACCATGGGCTCATCGGGCAGCGGCTGCCAGTTGCGGCCGCGCTTCTCGTAGAAGGCGTTGCCGCCGGCCACCATCGTGTAGTGCATGTTGTTGTAGGGGAAGCGCAGGCCGGCGGTATGGAAGAACATCGTGTTCTTGAGCTTGGACTTGCGCTCGCCCTTGAGCACCGCCTCGGCGGCTTCCTCGACATCGGGCAGCGCCCTCGAATTCATCGGCCGCGTCAGCACGCCGGGAGCGAACTGACCCCTCTCGCCGACGACCTCGCAAATGGTGTTGCCGTGCTGGCCGGAACGCAGCCGGTTCATGACGACGGTGCCGACCGCGATCATGCCGTCGCGGCTCGACCGGTTGGACTCGAAGAACATCGCCCTTTGCAGGCATTCCTTGTCCTTCATCGAATATTTGTAGGAGCGCGAGCTGAGGAAGCTCGGCGTGACGGCGTCGGTCAGGCTCGCCATCGACATGCCGTGTGAAGCGGTCTGGCTGCAGCCGGCCAGGAGCAAGGGGGAAGCGGCGATGCCGATAAGCAGCAGCGGCGTCTTCCATCGCGTCGCGATCAACAAAAAAGCCTCATTTCCAGATGCCAGCCCGCCCCAAGATGTGGCAAGAATGAGACTCTTTCAGGCAAAAAGATGGCTA is a window encoding:
- a CDS encoding lytic murein transglycosylase, with the protein product MKECKLLRLAVLSLLAALVGLFFTIPASAASIDNQFQAWLQTDLWPEAKAKGISKKTFDAAFLGVKPNLKLPDLVMPGEKPTTPEKQHQAEFGPPANYFAEKIIRPVTTGGRSRESANARVLGLIEKRYGVSGDIVLAIWGRETGFGAAKLPYDAFEVLGTKAFMSTKKDFFRTEVLAALEIVERGLAPVNAMKSSWAGALGQPQFMPTSFLKHAVDFDGDGRPDIWNSTPDVLASIANYLVHYGWVRGRGWGTEVIAPANVSCALEGPDQGRKISDWVAMGIRRADGKAFQASELKAEGFLLMPAGRSGPAFIVTPNFYVLKEYNTSDLYALFIGHAADRIAKGDATFAGAWGPVGDLHRSDIAALQRALEAKDYDVGSADGLPGFKTRRSIGVWQAKNGKAATCFPDASLVAQLK
- the recR gene encoding recombination mediator RecR produces the protein MSKRIAGPEIERLIQLLAKVPGLGPRSARRAALHLIKKKEQLLQPLAAAMGEAVDKVRICSTCGNVDTADPCMICTDPRRDAGTLIVVEDVSDLWALERAAAMNVRYHVLGGTLSPLDGIGPEQLNIRSLVDRVAGGEVKEVILAVNATVEGQTTAHYLTDQLSGFDVKVTRLAHGVPVGGELDYLDEGTLAAALRSRTAF
- a CDS encoding cell wall hydrolase; the protein is MIATRWKTPLLLIGIAASPLLLAGCSQTASHGMSMASLTDAVTPSFLSSRSYKYSMKDKECLQRAMFFESNRSSRDGMIAVGTVVMNRLRSGQHGNTICEVVGERGQFAPGVLTRPMNSRALPDVEEAAEAVLKGERKSKLKNTMFFHTAGLRFPYNNMHYTMVAGGNAFYEKRGRNWQPLPDEPMVAMASGKSQKIDPAAPVLVASAEPVVKTIVHADPAKQAAMTAAVAAPRTATVPAEQTYVTASIAPAQKSGRVTAKPTVVAMQEPMEEPDASRFGGTLKGRYITSVPSAPQEAAMGFQSTPENTDAIGALIVSQNRPL